One genomic region from bacterium encodes:
- a CDS encoding methionyl-tRNA formyltransferase: MPLKLAIFGQAPFGRDVTTRLAEAGHEIVGVHVPPDGGGRPDPLAAAAEENGWPLFRYKGYRRKGVAIPERVDEYLALGADLNVMPFTTVLLPPEITDAPKHGSVCFHPSILPAFRGGAALSWQIFEGATESGISIFQPDEGVDTGPLYLQKRGVPIEPTDTMASLYFDKLYPMGVDGMVEVVDAIGAGSATLTPQVEEGASHQGLVDDAVARLDLGWDLAKVEQRIRGCDPSPGAWLEQGGAPIRLFGCSVESRSDSGETPGTVLSVGDDGLVLAVRGGSLRIQKVRGAAGKVAAAESGLVAGDVLA, translated from the coding sequence ATGCCGCTCAAACTCGCGATCTTCGGACAGGCGCCCTTCGGGCGCGACGTGACCACTCGTCTGGCGGAGGCCGGCCACGAAATCGTGGGCGTCCACGTGCCGCCCGACGGCGGAGGGCGGCCGGACCCCCTCGCCGCAGCCGCGGAAGAGAACGGCTGGCCGCTCTTCCGCTACAAGGGCTATCGCCGCAAGGGCGTCGCGATCCCCGAGCGGGTCGACGAGTACCTCGCGCTCGGCGCGGACCTGAACGTCATGCCCTTCACGACCGTGCTCCTACCGCCGGAGATCACCGACGCGCCGAAGCACGGATCCGTCTGCTTCCACCCCTCGATCCTGCCCGCGTTCCGCGGCGGCGCCGCGCTGTCCTGGCAGATCTTCGAAGGTGCGACCGAGTCGGGGATCTCGATCTTCCAGCCCGACGAAGGCGTCGACACCGGCCCGCTCTACCTCCAGAAGCGCGGCGTGCCGATCGAGCCGACGGATACGATGGCGAGTCTCTACTTCGACAAGCTCTATCCGATGGGCGTCGACGGAATGGTCGAGGTCGTCGACGCGATCGGCGCCGGGAGCGCGACGCTCACGCCGCAGGTCGAAGAAGGCGCCAGCCATCAGGGCCTGGTCGATGATGCGGTTGCGCGCCTCGATCTCGGCTGGGACCTCGCGAAGGTCGAGCAGCGGATCCGAGGCTGTGACCCGAGTCCGGGGGCGTGGCTCGAGCAGGGCGGGGCGCCGATCCGCCTCTTCGGGTGCTCGGTCGAGTCCCGCTCGGATTCCGGCGAGACGCCGGGCACCGTGCTCTCGGTCGGCGACGACGGTCTCGTGCTGGCCGTGCGGGGCGGCTCGCTTCGGATCCAGAAGGTGCGGGGGGCGGCCGGGAAGGTCGCCGCGGCGGAATCCGGACTCGTCGCCGGCGATGTGCTCGCCTGA